From Amycolatopsis cihanbeyliensis, a single genomic window includes:
- a CDS encoding Gfo/Idh/MocA family protein: protein MSELPGDSIGVAMVGHAFMGAVHSHAWRSVHRFFDVPLTPRMAVLCGRDERRTKEAAQRYGWESVETDWRALLEREDIDLVDICTPGYTHAEIATAALDAGKHVLCEKPLANSVAEAELMARAASRAGERGVRSMVAFNYRRVPALALARRMVAEGRLGRLRHVRAVYLQDWLSDPSAPMSWRLRREQAGSGALGDIGAHIVDATQFVTGDVLAGVTGRTETFVDRRPLPDGEGTDEVTVDDSAVFLGRFSGGALATFEATRYALGRKNAMRIELNGSRGSLSFDFESMNELWFYDGEEPTGTTGFRRILVTEADHPYLGAWWPPGHLLGYEHTFTHEIADLLTAIGNGKEPQPSFADGLRVQRVLEAVERSSADESRWSAI, encoded by the coding sequence ATGAGTGAGCTGCCGGGGGATTCCATCGGCGTGGCCATGGTCGGCCATGCGTTCATGGGAGCGGTGCACTCGCATGCCTGGCGCAGCGTGCACCGATTCTTCGACGTCCCACTGACGCCGCGGATGGCCGTGCTCTGCGGGCGCGACGAGCGCAGGACCAAGGAGGCCGCGCAGCGGTACGGGTGGGAGTCGGTGGAGACCGACTGGCGGGCGTTGCTCGAGCGGGAGGACATCGACCTGGTCGACATCTGTACACCGGGGTACACGCATGCCGAGATCGCGACCGCGGCCCTGGACGCGGGAAAGCACGTACTGTGCGAGAAGCCGCTGGCGAACTCGGTCGCGGAGGCCGAACTGATGGCGCGGGCCGCGAGTCGGGCAGGCGAGCGGGGTGTGCGTTCGATGGTGGCCTTCAACTACCGGAGGGTGCCCGCGCTCGCGCTGGCCAGGCGGATGGTGGCCGAGGGCAGGCTCGGGCGGCTGCGGCACGTGCGTGCCGTGTACCTGCAGGACTGGCTCTCCGACCCGAGCGCGCCGATGAGCTGGCGGCTACGCAGGGAGCAGGCAGGTTCCGGTGCACTCGGCGACATCGGCGCGCACATCGTGGACGCCACCCAGTTCGTCACCGGGGACGTCCTCGCCGGGGTGACCGGCCGGACCGAGACCTTCGTGGACAGGCGGCCATTGCCGGACGGCGAGGGCACCGACGAGGTCACCGTGGACGACTCCGCGGTGTTTCTCGGCAGGTTCTCCGGCGGTGCGCTGGCGACCTTCGAGGCGACCCGGTACGCGCTGGGCAGGAAGAACGCCATGCGGATCGAGCTGAACGGATCCCGCGGCAGCCTCAGTTTCGACTTCGAGTCCATGAACGAGCTGTGGTTCTACGACGGGGAGGAACCCACCGGCACGACAGGGTTCCGGCGCATTCTGGTCACCGAGGCCGATCATCCCTATCTCGGTGCGTGGTGGCCGCCGGGGCACCTGCTCGGTTACGAACACACCTTCACCCACGAGATCGCGGACCTGCTTACCGCGATCGGTAACGGAAAGGAGCCGCAACCGAGCTTCGCCGACGGCCTGCGGGTGCAACGCGTGCTGGAAGCGGTGGAGCGCAGTTCGGCCGACGAGTCACGGTGGTCGGCCATCTAA
- a CDS encoding substrate-binding domain-containing protein, giving the protein MTDKASLLARRGFLFGAAGLGAGAVLTGCTSNEPQQQDAAAANQGSNSEPGQPVTIGFSAPAADHGWMAAVTINAKAQAENYSDVTLNATEGTNDVNQQIAQVESLINAGVDVLVILPSDGKALTAVAQQAMDADLPVINVDRVFDSPLAYRTWIGGDNYRMGVNAGNYIAEELERQNISNPVIGEIAGTDALPLTQERSKGFSDALRRHGLSVGPRAAADFSPESGQQEAANLLQGAPTLHALWNHDDDQGIGVVAAIDAAGRDDFFMVGGAGSTNMMRLIKEDSGPVKATVLYSPSMASSAIALARLLGQGKGIGDLAEHEIPAEVTTYSAVVTKENVDSYMDVGFDS; this is encoded by the coding sequence ATGACAGACAAGGCAAGCCTGCTCGCACGACGCGGATTCCTGTTCGGTGCGGCCGGGCTCGGCGCAGGCGCGGTACTCACCGGCTGCACCTCGAACGAGCCGCAGCAGCAGGACGCCGCCGCGGCGAACCAGGGCAGCAACTCCGAGCCCGGCCAGCCGGTCACCATCGGGTTCTCCGCGCCCGCGGCCGACCACGGCTGGATGGCGGCCGTCACGATCAACGCCAAGGCACAGGCCGAGAACTACAGCGACGTGACGCTGAACGCCACCGAGGGCACCAACGACGTCAACCAGCAGATCGCGCAGGTGGAGTCGCTGATCAACGCCGGGGTGGACGTGCTGGTGATCCTTCCCTCCGACGGCAAGGCCCTCACCGCGGTGGCACAGCAGGCAATGGACGCCGACCTTCCGGTGATCAATGTGGACCGGGTGTTCGACAGCCCACTGGCGTACCGCACCTGGATCGGTGGCGACAACTACCGGATGGGGGTCAACGCCGGGAACTACATCGCCGAGGAGCTGGAGCGGCAGAACATCAGCAACCCGGTGATCGGCGAGATCGCGGGTACGGACGCGCTGCCGTTGACCCAGGAGCGCAGCAAGGGCTTCAGCGACGCGCTGCGACGCCACGGGCTCAGCGTAGGCCCGCGGGCGGCGGCCGATTTCAGCCCGGAGTCCGGTCAGCAGGAGGCGGCCAACCTGCTGCAGGGCGCGCCCACCCTGCACGCCCTCTGGAACCACGACGACGACCAGGGTATCGGCGTGGTCGCCGCCATCGACGCGGCGGGCAGGGACGACTTCTTCATGGTCGGCGGCGCGGGCTCGACGAACATGATGCGGCTGATCAAGGAGGACTCCGGCCCGGTCAAGGCGACCGTCCTCTACAGCCCCTCGATGGCCTCCTCGGCCATCGCGCTGGCCAGGCTGCTCGGGCAGGGCAAGGGGATCGGCGACCTGGCCGAGCACGAGATCCCGGCCGAGGTGACCACCTACTCCGCCGTCGTCACCAAGGAGAACGTCGACTCCTATATGGACGTCGGCTTCGACTCCTGA
- a CDS encoding ABC transporter permease, with product MTDTLDRPPVRPQEETRRRSFPLDIRLVGLAGVLVLLCVVGHITQPETFLTEANLSTVLRLAAAIGVVSVGMTFVIIAAGIDLSVGSIVALSSVWMTTLATQSYGPVVMVLCALLVGLGCGMVNGVLISYGKVVPFITTLAMMASARGLAERLSGRQTQVVTETGFNDFFRGSLFGIPVLVIMLALVFVVAWIVLNRTTFGRRTFAVGGNAEAARLSGINVKWHTALVYGISGLCCGIAAIMVVARTTSGASTSGQLYELDAIAAVVIGGSLLSGGRGSLVGTLIGVLIFTVLGSIFTQNNLDTDIQAIAKGAIIVGAVLLQHTTSARRKGKPKQPRSTGPQSTAADGSKP from the coding sequence ATGACGGACACTCTGGACCGGCCGCCGGTACGCCCGCAGGAGGAGACGCGGCGCCGCTCCTTCCCGCTGGACATCCGCCTGGTCGGGCTGGCAGGCGTGCTGGTCCTGCTGTGCGTGGTCGGGCACATCACCCAGCCGGAGACGTTCCTCACCGAGGCGAACTTATCCACTGTGCTGCGGCTGGCCGCGGCCATCGGTGTGGTGAGCGTCGGGATGACCTTCGTGATCATCGCGGCGGGCATCGACCTCTCGGTCGGCTCCATCGTCGCCCTCTCCAGCGTCTGGATGACCACGCTCGCCACCCAGTCCTACGGCCCGGTGGTCATGGTGCTGTGTGCCCTGCTGGTCGGTCTCGGCTGCGGGATGGTGAACGGGGTGCTCATCTCCTACGGGAAAGTCGTCCCGTTCATCACCACGCTGGCGATGATGGCCTCGGCCCGCGGGCTCGCCGAACGGCTCAGCGGCAGGCAGACCCAGGTGGTGACCGAGACCGGGTTCAACGACTTCTTCCGAGGCTCCCTGTTCGGCATCCCGGTGCTGGTGATCATGCTGGCGCTGGTGTTCGTGGTGGCCTGGATCGTGCTCAATCGCACCACCTTCGGCAGGCGCACCTTCGCCGTCGGGGGCAACGCGGAGGCCGCCCGACTGTCCGGGATCAACGTCAAGTGGCACACCGCGCTCGTCTACGGCATCAGCGGGCTGTGCTGCGGCATCGCGGCGATCATGGTGGTCGCCCGCACCACCTCGGGCGCCTCGACCAGCGGCCAGCTCTACGAGCTCGACGCCATCGCGGCGGTGGTCATCGGCGGTTCCCTGCTCTCCGGGGGGCGCGGCAGCCTGGTCGGCACCCTCATCGGCGTCCTGATCTTCACCGTGCTGGGCAGCATCTTCACCCAGAACAACCTCGACACCGACATCCAGGCCATCGCCAAGGGCGCGATCATCGTTGGCGCCGTATTGCTGCAGCACACCACCTCGGCTCGCCGCAAGGGAAAGCCGAAACAACCACGTAGTACCGGGCCCCAATCCACAGCTGCCGACGGGAGCAAACCATGA
- a CDS encoding sugar ABC transporter ATP-binding protein, whose protein sequence is MRGIVKSFPGVRALDGVELEVRAGEVHCLLGQNGAGKSTLIKTLAGAHQPDEGEIRWRDAAVTLNSPVAALRLGIATMYQELDLIPTLSVRENVFLGHERSRFGFTRPGVARAETTALLARLGHPEISPEAEVGRLPAAAQQLVSMARALAHDTRLIVLDEPTAALAADEVDNLFRIVGELTADGVAVVYISHRMEEIRRIGDRVTVIKDGRTVAANLDARETPAGDLVDLMAGRKVENVFRQEGEGSAGFGEEVLRVSGLSRAGEFEDVSFSVRAGQIVGLAGLVGAGRSEVLETIFGARKPDAGQVGIGGKTLLAGSVAAAVNAGVGLAPEERKSQALLLDMSVTHNVTLASLPAYSSLGFSHRSKESRDAESTLERLDLRPADPRRIIRTLSGGNQQKAVVARWLVHGCRVLLLDEPTRGVDVGARSELYRLIHELAASGVAIVLVSSEIPEVLGLADQVLVLRDGQVVADKPSNELTEKDVLDMVMEGKAA, encoded by the coding sequence ATGCGGGGCATCGTGAAGTCGTTCCCCGGGGTGCGCGCGCTCGACGGGGTCGAACTGGAGGTACGGGCCGGTGAGGTGCACTGCCTGCTGGGCCAGAACGGGGCGGGCAAGTCCACGCTGATCAAGACGCTGGCCGGTGCCCACCAGCCGGACGAGGGGGAGATCCGCTGGCGGGACGCCGCGGTCACGCTCAACTCGCCGGTGGCCGCACTGCGGCTGGGCATCGCGACCATGTACCAGGAGCTGGACCTGATCCCGACCCTCTCGGTGCGCGAGAACGTGTTCCTCGGGCATGAGCGCTCCCGGTTCGGCTTCACCCGGCCCGGGGTGGCCAGGGCGGAGACGACCGCACTGCTGGCCAGGCTGGGGCATCCGGAGATCTCCCCGGAGGCCGAGGTCGGGCGACTGCCCGCGGCGGCACAGCAACTGGTTTCGATGGCAAGGGCGCTGGCCCACGACACCCGGCTGATCGTGCTCGATGAGCCGACGGCCGCGCTGGCCGCCGACGAGGTGGACAACCTGTTCCGGATCGTCGGCGAGTTGACCGCGGACGGAGTCGCGGTGGTCTACATCTCGCACCGGATGGAGGAGATCCGCCGGATCGGTGACCGGGTCACCGTGATCAAGGACGGCCGGACCGTGGCGGCCAACCTGGACGCGCGGGAGACCCCCGCGGGCGACCTGGTGGACCTGATGGCGGGGCGCAAGGTGGAGAACGTCTTCCGGCAGGAGGGCGAGGGCTCGGCCGGATTCGGCGAGGAAGTGCTGCGGGTGTCCGGGCTGAGCCGGGCGGGCGAGTTCGAGGATGTCAGCTTCTCCGTACGCGCGGGGCAGATCGTGGGGCTGGCCGGGCTGGTCGGCGCGGGCCGCAGCGAGGTGCTGGAGACGATCTTCGGCGCGCGTAAGCCGGATGCCGGGCAGGTCGGCATCGGGGGTAAGACCCTCCTCGCCGGCAGCGTCGCGGCAGCGGTGAACGCCGGGGTCGGGCTCGCCCCGGAGGAACGCAAGAGCCAGGCGCTACTGCTGGACATGTCGGTCACGCACAACGTCACCCTGGCCAGCCTGCCGGCCTACAGCAGCCTCGGGTTCAGCCACCGTTCCAAGGAATCGAGGGACGCGGAGTCCACACTGGAGCGACTGGACCTCCGGCCTGCTGATCCACGGCGGATCATCCGCACGCTGTCCGGCGGGAACCAGCAGAAGGCCGTGGTGGCCAGGTGGCTGGTGCACGGCTGCCGGGTGCTGTTGCTGGACGAGCCGACCCGGGGAGTGGATGTCGGCGCGCGGTCGGAGCTGTACCGGCTGATCCACGAGCTCGCCGCGAGCGGGGTCGCCATCGTGCTGGTTTCCAGCGAGATCCCCGAGGTGCTCGGGCTCGCCGACCAGGTGCTGGTGTTGCGGGACGGCCAGGTGGTCGCGGACAAGCCGTCGAACGAACTGACCGAAAAGGACGTATTGGATATGGTGATGGAGGGGAAGGCGGCATGA
- a CDS encoding ArnT family glycosyltransferase encodes MPSREITDPSPERTVSRFALGPVLTVAGAAMAVLLAFAGRYGYHGDELYFISAGKHLDWGYADQPPLVPLLARAMDLLFPDSVVGFRLLPILLTGAGIVVAALTARELGGGRLPQLMTAGAYACSPFLLAGAGHIVATHTVDAFLWTVTVWLLVHWVRLRDEGAPDDRWLLGACLVTALALQTKFLIPIFWVLVAITALILGPRDLLRRPLLWVGAAIAVVTTTPTLIWQAAHGWPQLEMNETVAQEVAFAGGRSTFLSMALHQAGVVVGAVLFAFGTWWLLRSDRLRPYRFLGWTVLGVTAVFWINAGRPYYVGGLFALCFAAGAVEMCRGLPRRWLRWGLVPAYAVSAAVAISGLPITPVSEYTGEPYSPMNMALEEFGWPQVAEDVANAYWALPPERRANVSIVTDSYWQAAAVEKFAADRGLPPVHSGSRGAWYFGAPSEEATSTLFVGADRQRLLPYFAEVRQVASLDNEHRINNSSQGAPVWLCTGRVAPWAQLWPEFRHMTFRW; translated from the coding sequence ATGCCGTCGCGAGAGATCACCGACCCGTCACCCGAGCGCACCGTCTCCCGGTTCGCGCTCGGCCCGGTGCTGACCGTGGCCGGTGCGGCGATGGCGGTGCTGCTCGCGTTCGCCGGGCGTTACGGCTATCACGGCGACGAGCTCTACTTCATCTCCGCGGGCAAGCACCTGGACTGGGGGTACGCCGACCAGCCACCGCTGGTCCCGCTGCTGGCGCGAGCGATGGACCTGCTGTTCCCGGACTCGGTGGTCGGCTTCCGGCTGCTGCCCATCCTGCTCACCGGGGCCGGCATCGTGGTGGCCGCACTCACCGCGCGCGAGCTCGGTGGCGGCAGGCTGCCGCAGCTGATGACCGCGGGGGCCTATGCCTGCTCACCGTTCCTGCTCGCCGGGGCGGGGCACATCGTGGCGACCCACACGGTCGACGCCTTCCTCTGGACGGTGACCGTCTGGCTGCTCGTGCACTGGGTGCGGCTGCGGGACGAGGGCGCGCCGGACGACCGCTGGCTGTTGGGAGCCTGCCTGGTCACCGCACTGGCGTTGCAGACCAAGTTCCTCATCCCGATCTTCTGGGTGCTCGTGGCGATCACCGCGCTGATCCTCGGGCCAAGGGATCTGCTGCGCAGGCCGTTGCTGTGGGTCGGCGCGGCCATCGCGGTGGTGACGACCACGCCCACGCTGATCTGGCAGGCCGCGCACGGCTGGCCGCAGCTGGAGATGAACGAGACCGTGGCGCAGGAGGTCGCCTTCGCGGGCGGACGTTCCACCTTCCTGTCCATGGCCCTGCACCAGGCCGGGGTCGTGGTCGGCGCCGTGCTGTTCGCCTTCGGCACCTGGTGGTTGCTGCGGTCGGACCGGCTGCGACCGTACCGTTTCCTCGGCTGGACGGTACTCGGCGTCACCGCGGTGTTCTGGATCAACGCCGGGCGGCCGTACTACGTCGGCGGGCTGTTCGCGCTGTGTTTCGCGGCCGGAGCGGTGGAGATGTGCCGCGGGCTGCCCCGCCGCTGGCTGCGCTGGGGACTGGTGCCCGCGTACGCGGTGTCCGCGGCGGTCGCGATCAGCGGGCTCCCGATCACCCCTGTCTCGGAGTACACGGGCGAGCCGTACAGCCCGATGAACATGGCGCTGGAAGAGTTCGGCTGGCCACAGGTCGCCGAGGACGTGGCGAACGCGTACTGGGCGCTGCCGCCCGAGCGGCGCGCGAACGTCAGCATCGTGACCGACAGCTACTGGCAGGCCGCGGCGGTGGAGAAGTTCGCCGCGGACCGCGGGCTGCCGCCGGTGCACAGCGGGAGCCGGGGCGCCTGGTACTTCGGCGCCCCATCGGAGGAGGCCACCAGCACGCTGTTCGTCGGGGCGGACCGGCAGCGGCTGCTGCCCTACTTCGCCGAGGTCCGGCAGGTGGCGAGCCTGGACAACGAGCACCGGATCAACAACAGCAGCCAGGGCGCTCCGGTGTGGCTGTGCACCGGACGAGTGGCTCCCTGGGCCCAGCTGTGGCCCGAGTTCCGGCATATGACCTTCCGTTGGTGA
- a CDS encoding ArsR/SmtB family transcription factor: protein MIVLRFDTATIARTRLAVSPIIEALVWLELTVHGRRHPVFGDPGPRARGALGHPDVALLAELQPPGGSGYTADLLTPQPRRVPPEDLLEAQLADLEATSQHEVERQVITYAEAHWGQPVPRRVRSLAESGQLPRRAAAGLARFWRETLAEDWPTLRDALDEDLARRARTMATHGVGRLLGTLHPQLTWTGGSLLVDKPYAEERDVRDRDVVVAASLFTWPQAMVQVDDPDQLVIYYPATGIGDDRSPSRLAEVFGATRAQLLADLDSGRSTSELATRHDLSPATVSYHLRALHRARLVVRNRDGRRVLYQRSSQAEALL, encoded by the coding sequence GTGATCGTGCTGCGGTTCGATACGGCGACCATCGCGCGAACCCGACTCGCCGTATCGCCCATCATCGAGGCGTTGGTCTGGCTCGAGCTGACCGTGCACGGCCGGCGCCACCCGGTGTTCGGCGACCCCGGCCCGCGTGCCCGCGGCGCGCTCGGACATCCCGACGTCGCGCTGCTGGCCGAGTTGCAGCCGCCAGGAGGGTCCGGCTACACCGCCGACCTGCTGACCCCGCAACCGCGGCGGGTGCCGCCGGAGGACCTGCTGGAGGCCCAGCTGGCCGACCTCGAGGCCACCAGCCAGCACGAGGTCGAGCGGCAGGTGATCACCTACGCGGAGGCACACTGGGGGCAACCGGTGCCGCGGCGGGTGCGTTCGCTGGCCGAGTCCGGGCAGTTGCCCCGCAGGGCGGCCGCCGGGCTCGCCCGGTTCTGGCGCGAGACACTCGCCGAGGACTGGCCGACGCTGCGGGACGCACTGGACGAGGATCTGGCGCGCCGAGCCAGGACCATGGCCACCCACGGGGTCGGTCGCCTGCTCGGCACCCTGCATCCGCAGCTCACCTGGACGGGTGGCTCGCTGCTCGTCGACAAGCCCTACGCCGAGGAACGAGATGTCCGGGACCGCGACGTGGTGGTCGCGGCGAGCCTGTTCACCTGGCCGCAGGCCATGGTGCAGGTGGACGATCCGGACCAGCTGGTCATCTACTACCCGGCGACCGGCATCGGCGACGACCGCAGCCCCAGCCGGCTCGCGGAGGTCTTCGGCGCGACCCGCGCGCAGTTGCTGGCCGACCTGGACAGCGGGCGGTCGACCTCGGAGCTGGCGACCCGGCACGACCTGTCCCCGGCCACCGTGTCGTACCACCTGCGGGCCCTGCACCGGGCCCGGCTGGTCGTCCGGAACCGGGACGGTCGGCGTGTGCTGTACCAGCGCAGCAGCCAGGCCGAGGCCCTGCTGTGA
- a CDS encoding acyltransferase family protein encodes MNWDVIRVVAILFVVSGHVTNLAPSLPGIEGYPFTLSVPFGTVTLLVLSGYFIAPTIRRRETGRWLRARLARLLPAYLVALLVVYLITRWAVVGFNGWHHEPGVLGILAADPVAPAGAAEHTRWPVPDLGDLLASILLVHEWDTEFFTRIDNSYWTLPIQVAAFTGTALLWRSRFRRVSPPVVLWTVLGISAACPILSLLVTSLPTASGLYYAHLFAAGVAIWLWGQHRLRTAQLLPMLLLSVILHAFRTGSPQLASVIGFTIMLGLICAAARGPDWNLRVLRALRRPITWLAGISYCLYLVHQQLGYIIARALSDAGISSGWLRLTLVLAAVILAAWLLTVLVERPAYRRLARRPAARTAVSPDRPATPAEARA; translated from the coding sequence ATGAACTGGGACGTCATCCGGGTGGTGGCGATCCTGTTCGTGGTGTCCGGCCACGTGACGAACCTGGCGCCCAGCCTACCGGGGATCGAGGGGTATCCGTTCACGTTGAGTGTTCCGTTCGGCACCGTGACCCTGCTGGTGCTGTCCGGCTACTTCATCGCCCCGACCATCCGCAGGCGGGAGACCGGGCGCTGGCTCCGTGCGCGACTCGCCCGGCTGCTGCCCGCGTACCTGGTGGCTTTGCTCGTGGTCTACCTGATCACCCGCTGGGCGGTGGTCGGCTTCAACGGCTGGCACCACGAGCCCGGCGTGCTGGGCATTCTGGCCGCGGACCCGGTCGCCCCGGCGGGCGCCGCCGAGCACACCCGCTGGCCGGTGCCGGACCTCGGTGACCTGCTCGCCAGTATCCTGCTGGTGCACGAGTGGGACACCGAGTTCTTCACCCGGATCGACAACTCCTACTGGACGCTGCCGATCCAGGTGGCGGCCTTCACCGGGACCGCTCTGCTGTGGCGCAGCCGGTTCCGCCGCGTCAGCCCGCCCGTGGTGCTGTGGACCGTGCTCGGCATCTCGGCCGCCTGCCCGATACTGAGCCTGCTGGTCACCAGCCTGCCTACCGCCTCCGGCCTGTACTACGCGCATCTGTTCGCCGCAGGGGTGGCCATCTGGCTGTGGGGACAGCACCGCCTCCGCACCGCGCAGTTGCTGCCGATGCTGCTGCTGAGCGTGATCCTGCACGCCTTCCGCACCGGCTCGCCGCAGCTCGCCTCGGTGATCGGCTTCACGATCATGCTCGGCCTGATCTGCGCGGCCGCCCGGGGTCCGGACTGGAACCTGCGGGTCCTGCGTGCCCTGCGCCGCCCGATCACCTGGCTGGCCGGGATCAGCTACTGCCTGTACCTGGTGCACCAGCAGCTCGGCTACATCATCGCGCGGGCCCTGTCCGACGCCGGTATCTCCTCCGGCTGGCTGCGCCTGACCCTGGTGCTCGCCGCGGTGATCCTGGCGGCCTGGCTGCTGACCGTCCTGGTCGAACGGCCCGCCTACCGCAGGCTCGCCCGCCGCCCGGCGGCCCGCACGGCGGTCAGCCCGGATCGTCCGGCCACACCGGCAGAGGCCAGGGCCTGA
- a CDS encoding alpha/beta fold hydrolase, with translation MTPARIAEFRNGALRFPVADVGPLAGEPVLLLHGWPQDHRSWQALTPLLTGAGYRTYAPDLRGASATASPRSRLAYRSSALTGDAVAAIDRIGQPVHVVGHDWGAVQAWTLATGRPDLVRSLTALSVPHPGAFLRSMLSSTQLVRSWYMYLFQLPVLPELLLRRRTLLTRFLLASGQDRGAAERDAARLASRALARGGLNWYRGAPFTAPGALRSTTPVPVLQVWSDRDVAVLRRGSELARRHASGRFTLRVLPGVSHWIPEAAPETLATMLVEHFRYRAPLDQGGRPPVSDGHSGSA, from the coding sequence GTGACCCCGGCCAGGATCGCGGAGTTCCGCAATGGGGCACTGCGGTTCCCGGTGGCCGACGTGGGGCCGCTCGCCGGCGAACCCGTCCTGTTGCTGCACGGCTGGCCGCAGGACCACCGCTCCTGGCAGGCACTGACCCCGTTGCTGACCGGTGCCGGGTACCGGACCTACGCGCCCGACCTGCGTGGCGCGTCGGCCACGGCGAGCCCGAGGTCCAGGCTTGCGTACCGGTCGAGTGCCCTAACCGGCGACGCGGTCGCCGCGATCGACCGGATCGGGCAGCCGGTGCACGTGGTCGGCCACGACTGGGGCGCCGTACAGGCGTGGACCCTCGCGACCGGACGGCCCGACCTCGTGCGGAGTCTCACCGCGCTGTCCGTCCCGCATCCGGGGGCGTTTCTGCGCTCGATGCTGAGCAGCACACAGCTCGTGCGGTCCTGGTACATGTACCTGTTCCAGTTGCCCGTGCTGCCCGAGCTCCTGCTGCGCCGCCGCACGTTGCTCACCCGGTTCCTGCTCGCCAGCGGGCAGGACCGCGGGGCGGCGGAACGGGATGCGGCGCGGCTGGCGTCCCGTGCGCTGGCCAGAGGCGGCCTCAACTGGTATCGGGGAGCGCCGTTCACCGCACCGGGCGCGCTGCGATCGACCACGCCCGTACCGGTGCTCCAGGTCTGGAGCGACCGGGACGTGGCGGTGCTGCGCCGGGGCTCGGAACTGGCGCGGCGGCACGCGTCGGGCCGGTTCACCCTCCGGGTACTACCCGGCGTCAGCCACTGGATCCCCGAGGCCGCACCGGAAACGCTCGCGACGATGCTCGTCGAGCACTTCCGGTACAGGGCGCCGCTGGACCAGGGCGGACGTCCTCCGGTCAGCGACGGTCACTCCGGCAGCGCGTAG